The following proteins are encoded in a genomic region of Chitinivibrionales bacterium:
- a CDS encoding tyrosine-type recombinase/integrase translates to MPALIKSDRRLSRNLIDSGNPAERLRGEYGFGRGFAPHNLRHAFATDLIRCLDLSGVQDVSRMLGHKKLETTQIYTRLAPMDLKRCHSRYHPRE, encoded by the coding sequence ATGCCCGCTCTCATAAAATCTGACCGACGATTATCACGTAATTTGATCGATTCAGGTAATCCTGCCGAGCGACTACGCGGCGAATACGGCTTTGGCCGTGGCTTTGCCCCGCACAACCTGCGCCATGCTTTCGCCACCGACCTTATCCGCTGTCTCGACTTATCGGGAGTGCAGGATGTCTCCCGGATGCTGGGGCACAAGAAGCTTGAGACCACGCAGATTTATACCCGGCTGGCGCCGATGGACTTGAAGCGGTGTCACTCTCGATATCACCCGAGAGAATAA